The Linepithema humile isolate Giens D197 chromosome 2, Lhum_UNIL_v1.0, whole genome shotgun sequence genome has a segment encoding these proteins:
- the LOC105671698 gene encoding protein spaetzle 4 isoform X2: MRAIYVFFVLQVIALQQLTECQGGGGGPSTFGYDASSACSKPHSRVGRAHYENLPCDFRRQNWCTIAGSSYPWHAVRRFVQENQGLMRRMYGDETYFSVLRTELEKNDIELKYDEYHHIADDLSPRFQYDENYFVVDQSKMGTDEYENHGFISRSFNDPIAKRLNKFPKFSEYTRPYFKPTEQSTSSTASSATTSSSSSTSTSATTFSMRTSTSMTPPTITTVTSTEEVDTQSSVTSPKSTSPKSANTTAEITDDDSAISNTTTTTTALPNVTVAQIVKEQNFSINEIPGQNDRIDVDVEESAEVVAQSDEMIERVTTLEFIETTIVPTESLVDKEEDELDVKTTVREEITAAASQEQQQFRPRPEHRPTSNGGSAGQLYQDVAKDQVLKLRGANACPVKEEVVAPFWANNTRGEILALLNYYPFEQYVHWEKCTHENMQMYCRDGCKCEQQYRLHRLLAFDPNNDCRGIFSDWFKFPSCCVCRCYDLPLEFRVASRSPRTSHKRRIKVQPPARDRYA; the protein is encoded by the exons ATGAGAGcgatttatgtatttttcgtTCTCCAG GTGATTGCACTGCAGCAGTTGACGGAATGTCAAGGCGGCGGCGGTGGGCCGAGCACATTTGGATACGATGCATCCTCGGCTTGCAGCAAGCCGCACTCGCGCGTGGGACGCGCGCACTACGAAAATTTGCCCTGTGACTTTCGCCGACAGAACTGGTGCACGATCGCCGGTAGCTCTTATCCTTG GCATGCGGTGCGTCGATTCGTGCAGGAGAATCAAGGATTGATGAGACGCATGTACGGCGACGAGACTTACTTCAGTGTCCTGCGAACGGAACTTGAAAAGAACGATATCGAGTTAAAATACGACGAGTACCATCACATCGCCGACGATCTCTCGCCGAG ATTCCAATATGACGAGAATTATTTCGTCGTCGATCAGTCGAAGATGGGCACAGACGAGTATGAGAATCACGGGTTTATCAGTCGCTCCTTCAACGATCCCATCGCCAAGCGGTTGAACAAGTTCCCGAAGTTCAGCGAGTACACCAGGCCGTACTTCAAACCCACCGAACAATCGACCAGCTCAACCGCTTCGAGCGCAACGACTTCCTCTTCGTCCTCGACGTCGACCAGCGCCACGACCTTCAGTATGCGAACATCAACCTCGATGACGCCCCCGACGATTACCACTGTGACGAGCACGGAGGAGGTCGACACTCAATCTTCCGTGACTTCTCCAAAGTCCACTTCTCCCAAGTCCGCGAACACCACTGCCGAAATCACCGATGACGATTCTGCGATAAGCAatacaacgacgacgacgacggcgttGCCGAACGTCACCGTGGCTCAGATCGTCAAAGAGCAGAATTTCAGCATCAACGAGATTCCCGGGCAGAACGACAGGATCGACGTGGACGTAGAAGAGTCTGCAGAAGTGGTGGCGCAATCGGACGAAATGATCGAGAGAGTTACGACCCTCGAATTCATCGAGACGACGATTGTCCCCACGGAATCGCTAGTCGACAAAGAGGAAGATGAGCTCGATGTGAAGACAACCGTGCGCGAAGAGATCACTGCCGCGGCGAGTCAGGAGCAACAACAGTTTCGACCGCGTCCTGAACATCGGCCTACGTCGAACGGTGGATCGGCGGGACAACTTTATCAGGACGTCGCGAAGGATCAGGTGTTGAAACTTAGAGGAGC AAACGCCTGTCCCGTGAAGGAAGAGGTGGTCGCGCCTTTCTGGGCGAATAACACACGCGGCGAGATCTTGGCCCTCCTCAATTACTACCCTTTCGAGCAATATGTGCATTGGGAAAAGTGCAC GCATGAAAACATGCAGATGTACTGCCGCGACGGGTGCAAATGCGAACAGCAGTACCGGCTGCACCGGTTGCTGGCTTTCGACCCCAACAACGATTGCCGTGGCATCTTCAGCGACTGGTTCAAGTTTCCCAGTTGCTGCGTATGCCGCTGCTACGACCTGCCGTTGGAGTTTCGGGTGGCGTCGCGTTCGCCACGCACTTCGCACAAACGGCGAATCAAGGTGCAACCACCAGCGCGGGACCGTTACGCGTGA
- the LOC105671698 gene encoding protein spaetzle 4 isoform X1, translating into MRAIYVFFVLQVSACTVIALQQLTECQGGGGGPSTFGYDASSACSKPHSRVGRAHYENLPCDFRRQNWCTIAGSSYPWHAVRRFVQENQGLMRRMYGDETYFSVLRTELEKNDIELKYDEYHHIADDLSPRFQYDENYFVVDQSKMGTDEYENHGFISRSFNDPIAKRLNKFPKFSEYTRPYFKPTEQSTSSTASSATTSSSSSTSTSATTFSMRTSTSMTPPTITTVTSTEEVDTQSSVTSPKSTSPKSANTTAEITDDDSAISNTTTTTTALPNVTVAQIVKEQNFSINEIPGQNDRIDVDVEESAEVVAQSDEMIERVTTLEFIETTIVPTESLVDKEEDELDVKTTVREEITAAASQEQQQFRPRPEHRPTSNGGSAGQLYQDVAKDQVLKLRGANACPVKEEVVAPFWANNTRGEILALLNYYPFEQYVHWEKCTHENMQMYCRDGCKCEQQYRLHRLLAFDPNNDCRGIFSDWFKFPSCCVCRCYDLPLEFRVASRSPRTSHKRRIKVQPPARDRYA; encoded by the exons ATGAGAGcgatttatgtatttttcgtTCTCCAGGTGAGCGCCTGCACG GTGATTGCACTGCAGCAGTTGACGGAATGTCAAGGCGGCGGCGGTGGGCCGAGCACATTTGGATACGATGCATCCTCGGCTTGCAGCAAGCCGCACTCGCGCGTGGGACGCGCGCACTACGAAAATTTGCCCTGTGACTTTCGCCGACAGAACTGGTGCACGATCGCCGGTAGCTCTTATCCTTG GCATGCGGTGCGTCGATTCGTGCAGGAGAATCAAGGATTGATGAGACGCATGTACGGCGACGAGACTTACTTCAGTGTCCTGCGAACGGAACTTGAAAAGAACGATATCGAGTTAAAATACGACGAGTACCATCACATCGCCGACGATCTCTCGCCGAG ATTCCAATATGACGAGAATTATTTCGTCGTCGATCAGTCGAAGATGGGCACAGACGAGTATGAGAATCACGGGTTTATCAGTCGCTCCTTCAACGATCCCATCGCCAAGCGGTTGAACAAGTTCCCGAAGTTCAGCGAGTACACCAGGCCGTACTTCAAACCCACCGAACAATCGACCAGCTCAACCGCTTCGAGCGCAACGACTTCCTCTTCGTCCTCGACGTCGACCAGCGCCACGACCTTCAGTATGCGAACATCAACCTCGATGACGCCCCCGACGATTACCACTGTGACGAGCACGGAGGAGGTCGACACTCAATCTTCCGTGACTTCTCCAAAGTCCACTTCTCCCAAGTCCGCGAACACCACTGCCGAAATCACCGATGACGATTCTGCGATAAGCAatacaacgacgacgacgacggcgttGCCGAACGTCACCGTGGCTCAGATCGTCAAAGAGCAGAATTTCAGCATCAACGAGATTCCCGGGCAGAACGACAGGATCGACGTGGACGTAGAAGAGTCTGCAGAAGTGGTGGCGCAATCGGACGAAATGATCGAGAGAGTTACGACCCTCGAATTCATCGAGACGACGATTGTCCCCACGGAATCGCTAGTCGACAAAGAGGAAGATGAGCTCGATGTGAAGACAACCGTGCGCGAAGAGATCACTGCCGCGGCGAGTCAGGAGCAACAACAGTTTCGACCGCGTCCTGAACATCGGCCTACGTCGAACGGTGGATCGGCGGGACAACTTTATCAGGACGTCGCGAAGGATCAGGTGTTGAAACTTAGAGGAGC AAACGCCTGTCCCGTGAAGGAAGAGGTGGTCGCGCCTTTCTGGGCGAATAACACACGCGGCGAGATCTTGGCCCTCCTCAATTACTACCCTTTCGAGCAATATGTGCATTGGGAAAAGTGCAC GCATGAAAACATGCAGATGTACTGCCGCGACGGGTGCAAATGCGAACAGCAGTACCGGCTGCACCGGTTGCTGGCTTTCGACCCCAACAACGATTGCCGTGGCATCTTCAGCGACTGGTTCAAGTTTCCCAGTTGCTGCGTATGCCGCTGCTACGACCTGCCGTTGGAGTTTCGGGTGGCGTCGCGTTCGCCACGCACTTCGCACAAACGGCGAATCAAGGTGCAACCACCAGCGCGGGACCGTTACGCGTGA